In the Leifsonia sp. 466MF genome, one interval contains:
- the rpsO gene encoding 30S ribosomal protein S15: MALDADTKKAIIEEYATHPGDTGSPEVQVAILTKRIKDLTEHLKEHKHDHHSRRGLLLLVGQRRRLLGYLSEIDINRYRSLIERLGLRR; the protein is encoded by the coding sequence ATGGCGCTGGATGCAGACACCAAGAAGGCGATCATCGAAGAGTACGCAACCCACCCCGGTGACACCGGATCCCCTGAGGTCCAGGTCGCGATCCTGACCAAGCGGATCAAGGATCTCACCGAGCACCTCAAGGAGCACAAGCACGACCACCACTCGCGTCGTGGCCTGCTTCTGCTGGTCGGTCAGCGTCGCCGCCTCCTCGGCTACCTCTCGGAGATCGACATCAACCGTTACCGCTCGCTGATCGAGCGCCTCGGTCTGCGTCGATAA
- a CDS encoding VOC family protein: MPIEDAFPQGTPVWVDLQSPDQPAAATYYRSLFGWEVSAPSADSNGFALASARGVPVAALGPLPSDDVPTSWTVYFSVDDLTAAAQAVTGAGGTVLLEPGEPVAGIRLAIVADPAGAVFGLWQRKDQGDPWLRDEPGAVDWLELVAADPASTFPFYESVLGVGISEMRVGEEPYGLFDVGETSVAGAYRADGAEPAHWLVYFNVADLDAAIVRATELGGTLRTEPLSAPGVGRWAEIVDPQGAGFALLEPEPEPS; this comes from the coding sequence ATGCCGATCGAAGACGCATTCCCGCAGGGCACGCCGGTCTGGGTCGACCTCCAGAGCCCGGACCAGCCCGCCGCCGCCACGTACTACCGGTCGCTGTTCGGATGGGAGGTATCGGCGCCGTCGGCCGACTCCAACGGTTTCGCGCTGGCCAGCGCACGCGGCGTCCCCGTCGCCGCGCTCGGACCGCTGCCGTCGGACGACGTCCCGACGAGCTGGACGGTCTACTTCTCCGTCGACGACCTGACCGCTGCGGCGCAGGCCGTGACAGGCGCGGGAGGAACGGTGCTGCTGGAGCCTGGGGAACCGGTCGCCGGCATCCGGCTCGCCATCGTCGCCGATCCGGCCGGCGCCGTCTTCGGACTGTGGCAGCGGAAGGACCAGGGCGATCCGTGGCTGCGCGACGAGCCCGGCGCGGTGGACTGGCTGGAGCTGGTGGCCGCCGACCCCGCATCGACCTTCCCGTTCTACGAGTCGGTCCTCGGCGTCGGCATCAGCGAGATGCGCGTGGGGGAGGAACCCTACGGGCTGTTCGACGTCGGCGAGACGAGCGTGGCGGGCGCGTACCGGGCCGACGGCGCCGAGCCCGCCCACTGGCTGGTGTACTTCAATGTGGCCGACCTGGATGCGGCGATCGTGCGCGCGACGGAGCTCGGCGGGACGCTGCGCACCGAGCCGCTCTCCGCTCCCGGTGTCGGCCGGTGGGCCGAGATCGTCGACCCCCAGGGCGCCGGATTCGCGCTCCTCGAGCCGGAGCCGGAGCCGTCCTGA